The window CTGACTGATATTGACAATGGAAGCGGGGGGGGCTAGCATGGTTCCATAAAGTGGCTGGTTGCATGGGAGACGCCATGCCACGGGAGGGCAAGATGGTGAAAAAAACGCTTTCCATCTTGGTGCTTTCGGGGTTTCTTTTGTTGACGCTGGGACGTTGCGCGAAATCGGACGAGCTGAGCTCCGCCGAGGTGAACGAGATCTTCAACGTCGTATGCCTGGCGATCAACGACGCCCTGGGCCAGGCCAACGCCAGCGCCATGGCTTCGACGGGGCGCCCGGCCGGCACGCGGCATGGCGCGGACATCATCACCCGCTACATCGATTGGCAGGGAAGCGGGGCGTTCGCGGGCGTCTCGGTCCAGGGGCACATCACGGTGGACACCGAGAGCGGCGTCTTCGACGGCAGCTACACCTACCTGATCAGGCAGTTTGACGCCTCCAACCAGAAACAGACGGTGATCATCCAATACGCGAACGGCCAGTCCGTGTTCAACGGCCAGGCTTCGGAATTCATGCAGTTCAGCCATTGGGAAAACCACGACGAGTTCGTCATCATCATCGACGGCAAGCGCTACGACGGCAGCGAGTATTACACCCTCGACTCCGTTGGGTCGGTGGTGACCCTGGGCGGGACCGTCATCCTCAACGGCAAGGAGTACGCCCTGTCCAATTGAGTTCGGAGGCGCGTCATCAGCGACCGGGAGCGTCAAACATGAAGACGAAGAAAGACCACCGGCGGGAGAGCCGGAAGCGGCAGGCCGAGACCATCATCCGCAACTTCAAGAAGCGGGGCATCGAGGGTATCTATTGCGCTACCGGCGCCGAAGCGGTGAAGGCCGTCTGCGCCATGGTCCCGGCCGGTTCGCTGGTCGGGCTGGGTGGATCGGAAACCATCATCGAAACGGGGCTGATCGACGCCCTGCGCCGGATGGAGATACGCCTGCTCGACCGCTACCGGGAAGGAGTCAGCAAGGATGAAGTCAACGACATGCGCCGCCAGGGCCTGCTGGCCGATGTCTTCATCTGCAGCAGCAACGCCATCACCGCCGACGGCAGGCTGGTCAACGTGGATGGCACCGGCAACCGCGTGGCGGCGATGATCTTCGGCCCGAAAAAAGTGATCATCATCGCCGGGATGAACAAGGTCGCCGCGAACCTGGAAGGGGCCATTGCCCGCGTCAAGGGCATCGCCGCTCCGGCCAACAGCCTGCGCGTCGGCGTTGAAACGCCCTGCGCGCACACCGGCTTCTGCCAGGACCCGCATTGCCATCCGCCGCACCGCATCTGCTGCCAGCTGGTGGTCACCGAAGCCAACATGACCCCCGGCCGCATCATCGTGGTCCTGGTCAACGAGGAGCTGGGGTACTGATGGAACCGCCATGAACAAGACGACGGCTGTAAACATACGCGTCATGACGCCGGCCGACATCGACTTCGCCACTGGCCTCACCCACGCCGCCGGCTGGGCCAGCGAAAGCTTGGATGTTTTCACAGGATTTCTGGAACACGACGCGCCGGGCTGTTTCATCGCCGAAGCGGGCGGGGAAAAAGCCGGCGTCTGCATCGCCACGAAATACGTGAAAAACGGCTTCATCGGCGAGCTGGTCGTCAGCCAGCACATGCGCCTGCTGGCGATCGGCCAGATGCTATTCAAGAAAGCGCTCGACCACCTGCTCGCCGCCGGTCTTGAGAACATCTACCTCGATGGCGATCTCAATGCCGTGTCCTACTACGAAAGCATGGGGTTCAGAAAGGTCTGCCGGTCGCTGCGCTTCCGCGGCAGGATCAAGGGGAAGAAGCATGCCCATTTGCGTCATGCCAATCCCGGCGATCTTGAGCAGCTATGCGACCTCGACCGCGAGCTGTTCGGCGACGATCGCGGCTTTTTCCTGCGCCGGCGGGTGGAGAATTACCCCGGCCTCTGCCTGGTCTGCGAGCAGGAAGGCCGTTTGCGCGGCTGGATCATGGCCCGCCCCGGCGACGGCCTGCTGGCCATCGGCCCCTGGGCGGCGCTGGCCGGGAACGAGGAAGCCGCCTCGCTCTTGGAACAGCTGGCCAGCGAAAACAGCATGGCGGCCTTTCGCATCGGCGTCCTCGAAAAAAATACGGAGGCGGTGCGCCTGCTCCGCTCCTGGCCCGGCTTGCAGGAAACCATCCATTCCTGGTTCATGGTCCGGGGCAAATCCGACCGCCTGGGCAACCACCCGGCCTTGTACGCCGTCGGTTCGGGCGCCAAGGGCTGAAGAGAATACAGGGCCCGATATCTCCGCAGCGGCCGGGTTTCTTGATAGCCGGACAAACGGATATAGGCTAAATACACAGTCAGCACATACGTTTTATCCAACCAAAACAAAATCAAGAAGGACCCTCCATGGCAGAATTTTCAAATCAAACCCATTGCTTTTTTTGCCGGCGCGAATTGAACGACGGCCAGGGCCGCTACCGCTTTTTCCAGGGCGACGATCAGGTGGATTGCTGCCCGTCCTGCTTCGACCAGACCCGCCGCCTGTATCGGCGCCTGCCCGATGAGCCAGAAAAGGAAGGAACATCCCGCCAAGAGGAAAAAGAGTCCTAAGACAGGCGCGGCGTGAGCGCATGCGGCGGAGCCGGCCGGGCATTGGCGGCAGGCACATGGATTCCCGGTTGCGCGCCAGCCGGACCTGGGGTACAATGGCGGGCATGTGGAAACCATGCCGTTGAACCGGGAAATTCTCAACACCATGCTGGCCATCCTGCTGCCGATCGCCCTCGGCTACCTGCTGAAGCTGGGCCGGATCTTCAAGGAGAGCGAGATCGCCGCCCTGCGCAAGTTCGTCATGCGCGTGGCCCTGCCCTTCCTGATCTTCCAGAACCTGTACCGCGCCGATGTCGCCAGCCTGCAGCAGGCGCTGCCCATCGTGGCGGCGTTCATGCTGATCACCATCCTGTATACCCTGGCCGCCGGGCTGGTTGCGCCCTGGATGGGAAGCGACGAAAAACAGCGGCTGACTTTCGCCTTCGCGGTATTCGCCGGAAACTACGCTTTCCTCGGCTGGGGGGTGATCGTTTCGTTTTTCGGCGAGCAGGCCCTGACCCGGGCCGTGTTCTTCTCGATGTTCTTCTGGCCGGTGTTCCTGACCTGCGGATTTTTCCTGCGCCGCCGTTTCGAATCTCCGCCACCGGGCGTGGAAAGGCCGGCATTCCTGAAAATCCTGGCCCGCCATGCCGGCGTGCCGATCGCCACGGCCGCAACGGCGCTGGCGCTGAACATCGGCCGGGTGCGTTTGCCCGGGACCGTCGCCAGCTTCGTTTCCCAGTTCGCCGTTCTGGCCATTCCCATGATCCTCTTCGCCATCGGCCAGAACCTGAACCTGCTCATGCCGGCCGCCCGGCTGCGCCTGATACTGGCCGCCTCGATCTTCCGGCTGCTCGGCGGCTTCGCCCTGGGCATGGCGGTCGTGGCCGTATTGCGCCTGGTCTTCACCCTGGACAACCTCAGCCGTCAAGTCATCCTGCTGCAGGCGGTCATGCCCACGGCCACCATGGCCACTTTTTTCGGCGAATATGTCAGCATCGATGAAGAGCTGCTCTCAGGCGTCATCGCCGTCTCGACCATCCTCTCCTTTTTCAGCCTGCCGCTCTGGGTGATGGTCATCCGCGTCCTGGTCGGGCAATAAAAAATAACGGCGCAACCGTTTGCTTTGGCTCCGGCAGGACCAAATCCCGCAGGTACGCGTCAAGATATAAAAAAAACTCTAAAAATTATTCCCCGGGATCGTCCTTTTTTTCGGAACCATCGTCTTTGGTCCTGCCCCTGGAGACACTCTCGTCGCCATTGCTGCCAGGGGATACCGCTGGCGCGGAATTTTCAGGAACGTATACTCGCGCCGGCAAAACCATTCGCTCCACGCCGGCCTGGTGCAGCACGGATTGCCGGTCGGAAGAAATATTCAATTCGGGGCAAATAACAGCGTTCCGGGGACTTGAATAGCGAATGCTGTATCCACGCGCTTCGGCCCAGTGCCTGTCCGGGTTCCAATCCAGCATCGCTCCGCTGCCGCCGGCGTGCCTGTTCTCTTTTCTGGCTCCCAGTTCAGCAACAGGACGGGCTTTGCCAGCGGCATCCGGAATCGCGTTGGGCAGTTTCGCTCCC of the Candidatus Aminicenantes bacterium genome contains:
- a CDS encoding lactate utilization protein, with protein sequence MKTKKDHRRESRKRQAETIIRNFKKRGIEGIYCATGAEAVKAVCAMVPAGSLVGLGGSETIIETGLIDALRRMEIRLLDRYREGVSKDEVNDMRRQGLLADVFICSSNAITADGRLVNVDGTGNRVAAMIFGPKKVIIIAGMNKVAANLEGAIARVKGIAAPANSLRVGVETPCAHTGFCQDPHCHPPHRICCQLVVTEANMTPGRIIVVLVNEELGY
- a CDS encoding GNAT family N-acetyltransferase, yielding MNKTTAVNIRVMTPADIDFATGLTHAAGWASESLDVFTGFLEHDAPGCFIAEAGGEKAGVCIATKYVKNGFIGELVVSQHMRLLAIGQMLFKKALDHLLAAGLENIYLDGDLNAVSYYESMGFRKVCRSLRFRGRIKGKKHAHLRHANPGDLEQLCDLDRELFGDDRGFFLRRRVENYPGLCLVCEQEGRLRGWIMARPGDGLLAIGPWAALAGNEEAASLLEQLASENSMAAFRIGVLEKNTEAVRLLRSWPGLQETIHSWFMVRGKSDRLGNHPALYAVGSGAKG
- a CDS encoding AEC family transporter produces the protein MPLNREILNTMLAILLPIALGYLLKLGRIFKESEIAALRKFVMRVALPFLIFQNLYRADVASLQQALPIVAAFMLITILYTLAAGLVAPWMGSDEKQRLTFAFAVFAGNYAFLGWGVIVSFFGEQALTRAVFFSMFFWPVFLTCGFFLRRRFESPPPGVERPAFLKILARHAGVPIATAATALALNIGRVRLPGTVASFVSQFAVLAIPMILFAIGQNLNLLMPAARLRLILAASIFRLLGGFALGMAVVAVLRLVFTLDNLSRQVILLQAVMPTATMATFFGEYVSIDEELLSGVIAVSTILSFFSLPLWVMVIRVLVGQ